The following proteins come from a genomic window of Anabrus simplex isolate iqAnaSimp1 chromosome 7, ASM4041472v1, whole genome shotgun sequence:
- the LOC136877571 gene encoding zinc finger protein 124 isoform X3, producing MVHEVQKRLEGEKQSFEKAADEKTSADMTNTFAGIQLKVPDVSCTLLEENRATVSIGPDGKVECKLCQSYLEAVEHTTLHMVTHGIGTVICNCRLCGHQAELAQFLHVGSDKSSVWCETCRFMPVPEKNKQDSKTKLVGRKLYPCEICSKVFRSKAHLARHCIVHSGAKPFLCEVCGTGYGQKSSLKLHVLSHAGLNPHKCEHCGQSFRFKSSLRSHIMSLHWPIQDSGTNQTVYQCDQCDRQFATVYKLRRHYRSHTGERPYECNRCGRLFSQSCNLKLHRKKHEEEDAQSEQYSTQLLVTQQHNTPPTNEQFIAQPDPVLLVDSILQHPVVQCGDLGDPENALSTIDTVLLQSGEKDSDHTSPYVSLTPEYLSLGADGTGTKKAPTELFTHFGHEGLLYMNQTGDMQDTSTSEGVSLPTFSSLQPVSSVSLSNLTH from the coding sequence AAAGCTGCAGATGAAAAGACTTCAGCTGATATGACAAACACTTTTGCTGGAATCCAGTTGAAAGTCCCTGATGTTAGCTGCACTCTTCTGGAGGAGAATCGAGCTACCGTAAGCATTGGACCAGATGGAAAGGTGGAATGTAAATTGTGTCAGAGTTATCTTGAAGCTGTTGAGCATACCACACTCCACATGGTCACTCATGGTATAGGTACCGTCATTTGCAATTGTCGGCTGTGTGGACATCAAGCAGAACTTGCCCAGTTCCTACATGTTGGTAGTGATAAGAGCTCAGTCTGGTGTGAAACCTGCAGATTTATGCCAGTTCCAGAAAAGAATAAACAAGATAGTAAAACAAAACTTGTTGGTCGAAAGTTATATCCTTGTGAGATTTGCTCCAAGGTATTTAGGTCTAAAGCTCATCTTGCACGTCACTGTATTGTTCACAGTGGTGCTAAGCCATTCCTTTGTGAAGTTTGTGGCACTGGTTATGGTCAGAAGTCAAGCTTGAAGCTACATGTTTTGAGCCATGCAGGACTGAACCCTCATAAGTGCGAGCATTGTGGCCAGTCGTTTAGATTTAAGAGTTCGCTCAGGTCTCACATCATGAGTCTGCATTGGCCCATCCAAGACTCTGGAACCAACCAGACTGTGTATCAATGTGATCAATGTGACAGACAGTTTGCTACTGTCTATAAACTTCGAAGACATTATCGAAGTCACACAGGAGAGCGTCCTTACGAATGCAACCGATGTGGACGTTTGTTCTCCCAGTCTTGTAATTTGAAGCTACACCGTAAGAAGCATGAAGAAGAGGATGCTCAAAGTGAACAATACAGTACTCAGTTGTTGGTCACTCAACAGCATAACACACCTCCCACCAACGAACAGTTTATTGCTCAGCCTGATCCTGTTCTTTTGGTTGATTCGATTCTTCAGCATCCAGTGGTACAGTGTGGGGATCTTGGTGATCCTGAAAATGCTCTCTCTACAATTGATACTGTTCTGCTTCAGTCAGGAGAAAAGGATTCAGATCATACATCCCCATATGTGTCTTTAACCCCAGAATATCTCTCTCTAGGTGCTGATGGCACAGGGACTAAAAAAGCCCCCACAGAACTATTTACGCATTTTGGTCATGAAGGTCTTCTATACATGAACCAGACAGGAGATATGCAAGACACTTCCACAAGTGAAGGAGTTTCATTGCCTACATTTTCAAGTCTACAACCAGTTTCATCTGTTAGTTTATCAAATTTAACTCATTAG